A single window of Athene noctua chromosome 1, bAthNoc1.hap1.1, whole genome shotgun sequence DNA harbors:
- the LOC141967364 gene encoding otoferlin-like: protein MVTNEAELPMVSIFKQKRVKGWWPFVARDENDELEVTGKVEAELHLLTAEEAEKSPAGLARNEPDPLEKPNRPDTSFIWFLNPLKSIKYLICTRYKWLIIKMVLALLLIVMVALFLYSMPGYMVKKLLGA from the exons ATGGTGACGaacgaggcagagctgcccatggTCTCCATCTTCAAGCAGAAGCGGGTGAAGGGCTGGTGGCCGTTCGTGGCCAGAGATGAGAACGATGAGCTGGAGGTCACC gggaaagttgaggctgaactgcaccttctgacagcagaggaggcagagaaatcccccGCCGGGCTGGCTCGCAACGAGCCCGACCCACTGGAGAAACCCAA ccgccCGGACACGTCCTTCATCTGGTTCCTGAACCCACTCAAGTCCATCAAATACCTCATCTGCACGCGCTACAAGTGGCTCATCATCAAAATGGTGCTGGCCCTGTTGCTCATCGTCATGGTCGCGCTCTTCCTCTACAGCATGCCAGGCTACATGGtcaagaagctgctgggagcatgA